A segment of the Streptomyces sp. L2 genome:
GCAGCGGCTGCTCGCCATGACGCACCGGCCCGGGAAGTGGGAGCTGTACCTGATGGGCGGTCAGCCGGCCGCCGCGCCCGACCCGCGCTGTCTGACCGGCCGGGTCCTGTGCGTCAGCAAGACCAGCCGGACGCTGCGCTGGATGATCGACGGCCGGACCGTCTCGACGATGTCCGTGCGCTTCGGCACCCGGTACTCCCCCACCCGCGAGGGCGTCTTCCACGTCTACTGGAAGTCCCGGCACCACGTGTCGACCCTGTACGACTCCCCGATGCCGTACGCGATGTTCTTCAGCGGCGGACAAGCGGTGCACTACTCGTACGACTTCGCGGCGCGGGGGTACGCGGGCGGTTCGCACGGGTGCGTCAACGTGCGGGACGAGGCGGCGATCGCGGCACTGTTCGCGCGGGTGCGGACGGGCGACAAGGTCGTCGTCTACTGGTGACGCGGGGCAAGCGCCGGGGGGGGGCGAAGGCTGGTGACTTTGGGGCGCGGGCGGGACCGGGGGAACGTGTCCCGCCCGCGCCAGGTGCACGAGCCGTAGGTACGGGGGGAACCCCGGCTCAGTGCGACGGCCGATGACCAGTCGGCTCACTCAGTACTGCGTCGCCGGCTCCAGAAACGTCACACCCTGCGCGGAGAAATTTTCGCGAGTTACGAAACCGCAGGTCAGAGTGGGTGCGGGTGGGTCAGTGCGCGCGCGGCGCGGGCGCGGGACCGGGACCAGGACCGGGACCAGGCTTGGACGGGGCCGGGGCCGGGGCGGATGCGGCGACGCCGGTACGACCGTGACCGCCACCGGCACCGTGGCCGCCACTGACGTGACCGCCGGCCGAGTGACCGCCGCCGAGGTGGCCGCCGTCCGAATGACCGCCCTTGGAGTGGCCACCACCGGAATGTCCGCCACCCGAGTGGCCATGGCCCGAATGACCGCGCCCCCCGCCTGAGTGACCCTCGTCGTCACCGCCCTGGCCGGCGTCGTCGCCGCCCTTGCCGCCGCCGTGCCCCTTGTCCTTGCCGGAACCACCCGAGTCACCGGAGTCGCCGGCGCCACCGGTGCCCTTGGAGCCGGCGGAGCTGTCGGAGAGGCCGGACAGGAGGGTCCTGCAGTACTGGTTCACGCGCGAGGAGCCGCCCGCCTGGCCCTCCAGGACACGCCGGCGGTCGGCGCCCGGGTCCTTGCCGTCCCGGACATCCCGGCACGTCTTGGCGATGCCGCTCCACCAGGTGCCGTCGGACGTGGCGGGGTGATGGGCGCCGGGCGCTCCGCTCTTGCCGCCGTCCGGTCCGCCGGCCTCGTCGGAACCGTCCGAACCGTCCGAACCGGGGCCGGCGGTCGGACCGCCGCCGGACGTTCCCGTGCCGGACGTGTCCTGCGGGAAGGGCGAGGTGAGGGGGTGGTCCGGGGTCGGTCCGGAGGTGACGGAGGCGGCGGGGTGGGGCTTGTCGTGGAAGGGGGTCGGCAGCACGCCGGTCTGGGCGGCCATCGCGACGCCGCCGAGCGTGCCGACGGCGAGTGCGGCGGCGAGGGCCAGCCGTGCCGGCCGGGCCCAGCCGGGGCGTCCGCCGCGGGCCCGGGTTCCGGCCCGGCCCGGGATTCCGCTACGGGCCGGGGAGCCGATGCGGACCAGGCCGGCGTCGGCCCCGCGCGCGGGCAGGCCGAAGCGGCGGCCGGCGCCGTCCACGCCGGCCCCGGCTGCGGTCCGCTCGGCGTCGGCGGCCTCCCGGGCCTTGCGGAACGCGGCCAGCGCACCCTGCTCACCGGGGAGTTCGGCGGTCGCCGGAGCGGCCCCGACGGAGAGCGCGCCGAGCGCCTCGGCGAGCCGTTTTACCTGGTCAGGGGCAGAGGCGTCGACGGCTTCCAGCGACTCACCGCTCAGCAGACCTTCCGCCGTCTCACGGTTGAGCCACTTGTCCTGCTCGTCGGCCATCACATGTCCTTCTGCGTCCGCGCGCGCGTATGCGTCACAGTGGCGGACGTCACCGCGCCACCGCGCGGTTCTCGCTGCGGGGGGAGCGCGTCGAGGGCGCCCGCGGATTCCGGATCGTCGCCGAGCAGCTCGGCCAGCCGTTTCAGACCGCGGTGCGCGGCGGTGCGTACGGCGCCGGCGCGCTTGCCGAGGGTCTCGGCGGCGGTCTTGGCGTCGAGGCCGACGACCACGCGCAGGACGACCGCTTCGGCCTGGTCCTGCGGGAGGCGTGCGATGAGGGAGAGGGTGTGGCCGGTGGTCAGGGCCTCCAGGGCCTCACCGGCGGTGTCGGAATCGGCGGCCCGGCCGGTCAGCTCGGTCTCGTCGCCGCCGATGGCGGGGCGGCGGCCGCGCATCCGGATGTGGTCCAGCGCACGGTTGCGGGCTATCCGGGCGGCCCAGCCGCGGAACCGGTCGGCGTCGCCGCTGAACCGGTCGAGGTCCCTGGCTATCTGCAGCCACGCCTCGGACGCCACGTCCTCGGCGTCGTGATCGCCGACGAGTGTCCGTACGTACCCGAGCAGCCGTGGGTGCACCGCACGGTACACAGTCCGGAACGCGGTCTCGTCACCGTCCTGTGCCGATCGCACCGCGGCGGTCAGCTCCGCGTCGTCCCCCAGCACCTGACTCCCTAACGCCTGTCTTCTGGTCGGCGCGAAAGGCACGTTACGGCGTGAAACCTCTCTTCGTCCATGTCTGTAGAAGATGCAACTAACTCGTGACGCGTTCGGTTGCGGACTGGGTGTGACAGAAACAGCACTCACGGCGCTGAAGGAAGTACGGGCCGCCGCGCGGCCCGTGCCGCGCGACGACCGGGGCCTCTCCTGTGGGGGGTGGCGGCCCCGGTCGTTGCCATGGCGAGCGGTGTCCGACCGCGCGGGCGGCGGGCGATCGACCGCGCCGTTACGGCCGTCACTTCCCGGCGTCGCCCTGCCCCGGCTCGACGGCCTTGCCTCCGCCTCCCGTACCGCCTGCCGCACTGTGGGCGCTGCCGCTGCCCTTGGTGCCGCTGCTCGGCTTAACGCCCGTGTCGTTCCTGCCGGAGTCCCGGGCCGCGGTGTCGTCGGCGGCGAGTTGGGCGGTGCAGTAGGCGGCGACCTTGTTCGTGCCGCCCGCGGCGGTGACGAGGCGCTGCCAGGCCGTGGCGTCCAGGGCCTTGCCGTGGCGCGTGACCCGGCCCTGCCGGTAGGCGCGGCAGTGCGCCGCGGTGTCCTGGGCGGTGACGGGGTGCCCGGGACGTGCGGGGGCGGCTCCGGTCGGGGACGGCGTGTCGGGGCGGGATTCGCCGTCGGCACGCTGGGCGTCCGGCTGTCGGGTGGTCCCGGCCGACGGGCGGGAGCGCTGCCGGGCGCCGTCGCCACCGGCGTGGGACGCGCCCGGTCCGCCCGAGCCGATGGCCGCGACGGCGACTCCGCCCAGGGCGAGGCCGGCGACGAGGACGGAGAGCGTGGCCCGCACCCAGAGCCTCAGGCGGCGCGGCTCGCGGGGCCGCCAGTCGTCCCGGCGCCGGGTACGCGCCCGGTGGGTGCCGGTGTCCCGGGCCGCGCGGAAGGCGGCCAGGGTCCGCTCCTCGGCGGCGGGGTCGAGGTCGGCCGGGCCGGCGTCCGCACGCAGCAGGGCGGCGAGCCGTGCCTCCAAGGGGGTGGTCTCCGCTTCCGCCGGGCCGGTGCCGGCTGGGTGCAGGTGCCGGCGGCCGGACAGCAGGCCGTCGCTCTGTCGCTCACCCATGTCGTTCCCGCTTCCTCGTGGATCCGTCGCTCGCGGACCCATACGGCCGCCACGGCCGTCGCCGTTCACCTCGACTCCCCCAGCGTCCGGGGACCGTCATCCGTCACACCCTCGGCGACGCCCAGCCGCCGGGCGAGGCGCTTGAGCCCGCGGTGCGCGGCGGTGCGCACCGCGCCGGGCCGCTTGCCCAGGACGCGGGCGGCACCGGGGCCGTCGAGGCCCACGACCACCCGGAGCAGCACCGCCTCGGCCTGGTCCCGGGGCAGGTCCCGGATCAGGGCCAGGGCGCGCTCGGTGGACAGCGACTCCAGCGCCTGGTCGTGGGTGCTGTGCGGGGCGGGCAGGTCGAGTACGTCCTGTTCGAGGGTGGACGGGGTGGGCCGTACCCGGCGCCGGCGCAGATGGTCCAGGGCCCGGTGCCGGGCGATGGTCGCGGTCCAGCCCCGGAAGCCGGCCCCGTCGCCGCGGAACCGGCCTAGGTCCCGGGCGATCTCCAGCCAGGCGTCGGAGGCCACGTCCTCGGCGTCGTCCCCGACCAGGCCGCTCAGGTAGCCGAGGAGCCCCGGCTGCACGATCCGGTAGGCCACGGCGAAGGCGCTCTCGTCGCCGTCCTGGGCCCGCGCGACGGCGGCACCCAGCTCCCCGTCCCGCGCCTGCCCGCGACGGGGCTGCCCTCCCTGGCCCAAGAACCGTCCTCGTCCGCACCGAACGCGCGCCATGCCCGCACGCGCACCGAATCAGCACGCGGAACACCTCAGCCGTGTCCCGCGCCCCCAGCTTGATCAGCGCCGGACCGCACAGAAGTGTCACAGCTCAGCAGCCCCGGCCGGGCCGCGAACGCGTCCGCCTCTGCCTCCGCCCGCGGATCGCTGCCGTCTCCGCGCCTCGCCTTCAGCCCGCCGGGGACGTACGGCCTTTCGGGCGCTCGCGCGTCCGCGTGCCCAGGACGCCGTCGAGGATGCCGTCGAGGGCGCCACAGGTCGCGACCGTGACGGACAAGAAGGCGGCCGCGGCCGGGAGGAGCGTGGCCTCGTAGTAAGTGGCCGGGGTGAGGCGGACGACCGCGTACGCCGCCGCCGTTCCGGCCAGGGCGGCGCAGGCGAGACGGGCGGCGAGGGTGCGCAGCAGAGGTCCGCGGCGGTGGCCGGCCGGGGCCTTCAAGGTGTCCCGTACGGCGTACGCGCCCGCCGCCGTCGCCGGCACGATCCCCGCGACGGCGGCGAGCAGCGGGGTGCCGAACAGGACGCCGTAGCGCACTGCGAGCGCCGGCAGAAGGAACAGGGTCAGCCAGTGGCGCAGAGCCAGGTGCAGGAAACCGACGGCGAGCCGCGGGCGGGGCTCGGCGAGGCGTACGGCGATCAGGCGGGCCGCGGCCAGTACCGTCCCCGCGCCCAGCGCGAGCGGGAGGCGCTCACCGAGCCGGCCCAGGCTGTAGAGCAGCGCGGTGTCGTACACGACCAGGACGAGGACGCCCAGCGCGCCGAGGGACACGAGGAACGTCAGCAGCCCCGGTACGGAGGCGGGGGTACGGCCCCTGCCGCGGTCCCGGGCCGCCAGGCGCGCGAGGAA
Coding sequences within it:
- a CDS encoding L,D-transpeptidase family protein, yielding MRIRGVAAAGTVFAVFAVFAALAVLVGCTAQPPGADGKHRSPVHITLPSRSAPAPDGSAPAPARTGGASAATPATAPVTTPAAAPRVLWSRGDSGSGVRELQARLRQVAWLADGPTGTYDDLTERAVRGFQGKRGLPRTGRTDTVTWQRLLAMTHRPGKWELYLMGGQPAAAPDPRCLTGRVLCVSKTSRTLRWMIDGRTVSTMSVRFGTRYSPTREGVFHVYWKSRHHVSTLYDSPMPYAMFFSGGQAVHYSYDFAARGYAGGSHGCVNVRDEAAIAALFARVRTGDKVVVYW
- a CDS encoding RNA polymerase sigma factor, producing MLGDDAELTAAVRSAQDGDETAFRTVYRAVHPRLLGYVRTLVGDHDAEDVASEAWLQIARDLDRFSGDADRFRGWAARIARNRALDHIRMRGRRPAIGGDETELTGRAADSDTAGEALEALTTGHTLSLIARLPQDQAEAVVLRVVVGLDAKTAAETLGKRAGAVRTAAHRGLKRLAELLGDDPESAGALDALPPQREPRGGAVTSATVTHTRARTQKDM
- a CDS encoding RNA polymerase sigma factor, producing MGQGGQPRRGQARDGELGAAVARAQDGDESAFAVAYRIVQPGLLGYLSGLVGDDAEDVASDAWLEIARDLGRFRGDGAGFRGWTATIARHRALDHLRRRRVRPTPSTLEQDVLDLPAPHSTHDQALESLSTERALALIRDLPRDQAEAVLLRVVVGLDGPGAARVLGKRPGAVRTAAHRGLKRLARRLGVAEGVTDDGPRTLGESR